From a region of the Paraburkholderia hospita genome:
- a CDS encoding LysE family translocator codes for MFGITHFEFFVVAVFLLNVTPGPDTAYIVGRSVAQGRGAGLMSALGISAGCCVHSLACAFGLTALLAASATAFTVIKFVGAIYLVYLGVRLILVKPEAGQATGETRSPGAPKSLRQLFMQGFWTNVLNPKVVLFFVSFFPQFVTADSTNKILAFLTLGVVFVVMSMAWNSFVAWIAGSVTRRFSGKPGVKKWLDRTVGSAFVGLGIRLATATR; via the coding sequence ATGTTCGGCATCACCCATTTTGAGTTCTTCGTCGTCGCTGTTTTTCTGCTCAACGTCACGCCCGGTCCCGACACCGCTTATATCGTCGGCCGAAGCGTCGCGCAGGGGCGCGGCGCTGGGCTGATGTCGGCGCTCGGCATCTCGGCCGGGTGCTGCGTGCACTCGCTCGCGTGCGCGTTCGGACTGACCGCGCTGCTGGCTGCATCGGCCACGGCGTTCACGGTGATCAAGTTCGTCGGCGCGATCTATCTCGTGTATCTCGGCGTGCGCCTCATTCTGGTGAAGCCGGAAGCCGGCCAGGCCACGGGCGAAACGCGCTCGCCCGGCGCGCCGAAATCGTTGCGCCAGCTCTTCATGCAAGGTTTCTGGACCAATGTGCTGAATCCGAAGGTCGTGCTGTTCTTCGTGTCGTTTTTTCCGCAGTTCGTGACCGCGGACAGCACCAATAAGATCCTGGCGTTTCTCACCCTCGGCGTCGTGTTCGTAGTGATGAGCATGGCGTGGAACAGCTTTGTCGCGTGGATTGCTGGCAGCGTCACGCGCCGGTTCTCCGGCAAGCCCGGCGTCAAGAAATGGCTGGACCGTACCGTCGGCAGCGCATTCGTCGGACTGGGAATCAGGCTCGCCACGGCAACGCGATGA
- the fmt gene encoding methionyl-tRNA formyltransferase, producing MSHSLRVIFAGTPEFAAAALAAIHAAGFPVPLVLTQPDRPAGRGMKLQASPVKRYAQEHGIEVAQPPSLRRNGKFPAEATAAIDQLRATPHDVMVVAAYGLLLPQEVLDIAPHGCINIHASLLPRWRGAAPIHRAIEAGDAETGITLMQMDAGLDTGAMISEVRTPIHDSDTTATLHDRLAEAGAKLIVDALIELERSGKLAATPQPADGATYAEKIGKHEAALDWRRPAVELARQVRAFDPFPSGAATLDGTVLKIWSAAPIDAPSRAEPGTIVDVSPDGVVVACGDGALRITQLQKPGGKRLPVRDFLAGSTLATGQRFYLAQSQ from the coding sequence ATGAGTCATTCGTTGCGCGTCATCTTCGCCGGCACGCCGGAATTCGCCGCTGCGGCGCTCGCCGCGATCCACGCGGCCGGCTTCCCGGTGCCGCTCGTCCTGACCCAGCCGGACCGCCCGGCCGGCCGCGGCATGAAATTGCAGGCAAGCCCGGTCAAGCGTTACGCGCAGGAGCACGGCATCGAGGTCGCGCAGCCGCCTTCGCTGCGCCGTAACGGCAAGTTCCCGGCCGAAGCCACGGCCGCCATCGACCAGTTGCGCGCTACGCCGCACGACGTCATGGTGGTGGCGGCCTACGGCCTGCTGTTGCCGCAGGAAGTGCTCGACATCGCGCCGCATGGGTGCATCAACATTCACGCTTCGTTGCTGCCGCGCTGGCGCGGCGCGGCGCCGATTCACCGCGCAATCGAAGCGGGCGACGCCGAAACGGGTATCACGCTGATGCAGATGGACGCGGGCCTCGACACGGGCGCGATGATTTCCGAAGTGCGTACGCCGATCCACGACAGCGACACGACGGCGACGCTGCATGACCGTCTCGCCGAAGCGGGCGCGAAGCTGATCGTCGACGCGCTGATCGAACTGGAGCGCAGCGGCAAGCTCGCCGCGACGCCTCAGCCTGCCGACGGTGCAACGTACGCCGAGAAGATCGGCAAACACGAAGCGGCGCTCGACTGGCGGCGCCCGGCGGTCGAACTCGCCCGCCAGGTTCGCGCGTTCGACCCGTTCCCCAGCGGCGCGGCGACGCTCGACGGCACGGTGCTGAAAATCTGGTCCGCTGCGCCGATCGACGCCCCGAGCCGGGCCGAACCCGGCACGATCGTCGATGTATCGCCCGACGGGGTCGTCGTGGCATGCGGCGACGGCGCGTTGCGCATCACGCAACTGCAGAAACCCGGCGGCAAACGCCTGCCGGTGCGCGATTTCCTTGCCGGCTCGACGCTTGCCACGGGCCAGCGGTTCTACCTCGCGCAATCACAATAA
- a CDS encoding thioredoxin family protein has translation MPALNLDTDAKRIAELVNDGETLFVACLCAEWCGTCREYRTAFDTLADRHPDICFAWIDIETHADRFDDLDVENFPTILIEDSVTTRFFGTVLPQAAIVERMLVDLTALPGVKGAPKMRPALLEA, from the coding sequence ATGCCCGCGCTGAACCTGGACACCGACGCGAAACGGATCGCCGAGCTCGTGAATGACGGGGAGACGCTTTTCGTTGCGTGTTTGTGTGCGGAATGGTGCGGGACCTGCCGCGAGTACCGCACCGCGTTCGACACGCTCGCGGACAGACATCCGGATATTTGCTTCGCATGGATCGATATCGAGACTCACGCCGACCGTTTCGACGACCTTGACGTTGAGAATTTCCCCACAATTCTTATAGAAGACAGCGTGACTACCCGTTTTTTTGGAACGGTCTTGCCGCAGGCGGCGATTGTCGAGCGGATGCTGGTCGATCTGACCGCGCTGCCCGGCGTTAAGGGCGCGCCGAAAATGCGCCCGGCTCTGCTCGAAGCCTGA
- the rsmB gene encoding 16S rRNA (cytosine(967)-C(5))-methyltransferase RsmB, whose protein sequence is MIRKPSKPASPQRSRDSRLPALHLAPESLGFALDCAAQAIGAVRQGAALPAALQSIFMSLPEGAATTSRGAVQDIAYRTMRRLGTAEWLVAKLVRKAPPPHIAHVLACALALLTDEESNAAYAPFTVVDQAVDAIGARREFAFAKGLVNAVLRNFLREREALLADAQNDAVAHWNYPVWWIDAVRNAWPDTWQDMLAVGNSQGPLTLRVNARRSTVEAYLQTLREHQIAAIQAGDHAVRLDTPMPVDRIPGFSEGVVSVQDAGAQLAAQWLGVRDGMRVLDACAAPGGKTGHLLELADIDLIALESDATRARRIGENLQRLGLQAHVRVGDAGNPAQWHDAADQPFDRILADVPCSASGIVRRHPDIRWLRRASDIPALVEEQRRILEALWPLVKTGGELLYVTCSIFPEEGELQAQWFGNQHADAVRLDAPGQLLPAVARAPADVSAGSRAGQSTGSSLDHDGFFYARFQKR, encoded by the coding sequence ATGATCCGAAAGCCTTCCAAGCCTGCTTCGCCGCAGCGTTCGCGCGACTCCCGTCTGCCGGCGCTGCATCTAGCGCCCGAATCCCTCGGCTTCGCGCTCGACTGCGCGGCGCAAGCCATTGGCGCCGTTCGCCAGGGCGCGGCGTTGCCGGCCGCGTTGCAGTCGATCTTCATGTCGTTGCCGGAGGGCGCCGCGACGACATCGCGCGGCGCCGTGCAGGACATCGCATACCGGACCATGCGCCGGCTCGGCACAGCCGAGTGGCTGGTCGCGAAACTCGTGCGCAAGGCACCGCCCCCGCATATCGCGCATGTACTCGCGTGCGCGCTCGCATTGCTGACCGATGAAGAGAGCAACGCAGCCTATGCGCCGTTCACAGTCGTCGATCAGGCTGTGGACGCGATTGGCGCGCGGCGCGAGTTCGCGTTTGCGAAAGGGTTGGTCAACGCAGTGCTGCGCAACTTCTTGCGCGAGCGCGAGGCGTTGCTAGCCGATGCACAGAACGACGCCGTCGCTCACTGGAACTACCCCGTCTGGTGGATCGACGCCGTACGCAACGCATGGCCCGATACATGGCAGGACATGCTTGCCGTGGGCAACAGCCAGGGTCCGCTGACGCTGCGCGTGAACGCGCGCCGCTCCACTGTCGAGGCCTATCTGCAAACGTTGCGCGAGCATCAGATTGCCGCGATTCAGGCAGGCGACCATGCTGTGCGTCTAGACACGCCGATGCCCGTCGACCGCATTCCCGGTTTCAGCGAAGGCGTCGTCTCGGTGCAGGACGCAGGCGCGCAACTTGCCGCTCAGTGGCTCGGCGTGCGCGACGGCATGCGCGTGCTGGATGCATGCGCGGCGCCCGGCGGCAAGACGGGACATCTGCTCGAACTCGCCGACATTGATCTGATCGCGCTCGAAAGCGACGCGACGCGCGCGCGACGCATCGGCGAAAACCTGCAGCGTTTGGGTTTGCAAGCGCATGTGCGGGTCGGCGATGCAGGCAATCCGGCGCAATGGCACGACGCCGCCGATCAACCCTTCGATCGCATTCTCGCCGACGTGCCCTGCTCGGCTTCGGGCATCGTGCGCCGTCATCCGGATATCCGCTGGCTGCGCCGCGCGTCGGACATTCCCGCGCTCGTCGAAGAACAGCGCCGCATTCTCGAAGCGCTGTGGCCGCTCGTCAAAACGGGCGGCGAATTGCTGTACGTTACGTGCTCGATCTTTCCCGAAGAAGGCGAGTTGCAGGCTCAGTGGTTTGGAAACCAGCACGCGGATGCGGTACGATTGGACGCGCCGGGGCAACTGCTCCCAGCAGTCGCCCGCGCGCCCGCCGACGTGTCGGCTGGTTCCCGCGCCGGACAAAGCACTGGTTCGAGCTTAGACCACGACGGATTCTTCTACGCGCGCTTTCAGAAACGGTGA
- a CDS encoding DNA topoisomerase III, with protein MSKALIIAEKPSVANDIARALGGFTKHDEYFENDDFVLSSAVGHLVEIAAPEEYEVKRGKWSFANLPVIPPHFDLHPIAKSESRLKVLNRLIKRKDVDRLINACDAGREGELIFRLIAQHAKAKQPVQRLWLQSMTPAAIRDGFAQLRSDNDMQPLADAARCRSEADWLVGINGTRAMTAFNSKGGGFFLTTVGRVQTPTLSIVVEREEKIRRFVPRDYWEVKAEFVCAAGFYEGRWYDPKFKKDEFDPEKRDSRLWSLPAAETIVAACRGQTGIVTEESKPSTQLSPALFDLTSLQREANGRFGFSAKNTLGLAQALYEKHKVLTYPRTDARALPEDYLETVAHTLEMLKESNNYLPYAKQVLDKGWVKPNKRIFDNSKITDHFAIIPTLQAPKALSEPEQKLYDLVVKRFLAVFFPAAEFRVTTRITEVVGHHFKTEGKVLVEPGWLQIYGRETAGEDANLVPVQKGEKVKTDKIAAQQLVTKPPARYNEATLLSAMEGAGKLVEDDELREAMAAKGLGTPATRAAIIEGLLGEKYLVREGRELIPTAKAFQLMTLLRGLDVKELTAPELTGEWEYKLSQMERGKLQRDAFMQEIARMTQTIVKRAKEYDSDTIPGDYATLQTPCPNCGGQVKENYRRFACTKCEFSISKIPGGRQFEIEEVEELMQKKQIGPLSGFRSKMGRPFSAILKLSFDDETKNYKLEFDFGQDQGGEDGEAPDFSEQTPVGACPKCGGKVFEHGMSYVCENSVANPKTCDFRSGKVILQQEIAREQMAKLLENGRTDLLTNFKSSRTGRNFKAFLVKQSDGKIGFEFEKKEPKEGAAKKTAAKSAAKAAPESANDEAANEAPAKKVAAKTAAAKKAPAKKAAAKTTAAKTAARKTGS; from the coding sequence ATGTCCAAAGCACTGATCATCGCCGAAAAGCCATCCGTCGCGAACGACATCGCACGGGCTTTGGGCGGTTTTACCAAGCATGACGAGTACTTCGAAAACGACGATTTCGTCCTTTCGTCGGCGGTTGGCCATCTCGTGGAGATCGCTGCGCCGGAAGAATATGAAGTCAAACGGGGAAAATGGAGTTTCGCCAATCTCCCCGTTATTCCGCCGCATTTCGACCTGCATCCAATCGCGAAAAGCGAGTCGCGGCTGAAAGTCCTGAACAGGCTGATCAAGCGCAAAGACGTCGATCGCCTGATCAACGCATGTGACGCGGGGCGCGAGGGTGAACTCATTTTCCGCCTGATCGCGCAGCACGCAAAAGCGAAGCAGCCGGTGCAGCGCCTGTGGCTGCAGTCGATGACGCCCGCCGCGATCCGCGACGGCTTCGCGCAACTGCGCAGCGACAACGATATGCAGCCGCTCGCGGACGCCGCACGCTGCCGCTCGGAAGCGGACTGGCTGGTCGGCATCAACGGCACGCGCGCGATGACCGCGTTCAACAGCAAGGGCGGCGGCTTTTTCCTGACCACCGTCGGCCGCGTGCAGACACCGACGCTGTCGATCGTCGTCGAGCGCGAAGAAAAGATTCGCCGTTTCGTGCCGCGCGACTATTGGGAAGTGAAGGCGGAATTCGTCTGCGCGGCGGGCTTCTACGAAGGCCGCTGGTACGACCCGAAGTTCAAGAAAGACGAGTTCGATCCGGAAAAGCGCGATTCGCGCCTCTGGAGCCTGCCGGCTGCCGAAACGATCGTCGCCGCCTGCCGCGGCCAGACGGGCATCGTGACGGAAGAGTCGAAGCCGTCGACGCAACTGTCGCCGGCGCTCTTCGACCTCACCAGTCTGCAGCGCGAAGCCAACGGACGTTTCGGCTTTTCGGCCAAGAACACGCTCGGGCTCGCCCAGGCGCTGTACGAAAAGCACAAGGTGCTGACCTATCCCCGTACCGACGCGCGCGCGCTGCCGGAAGACTACCTGGAGACGGTCGCGCACACGTTGGAGATGCTCAAGGAGAGCAACAACTATCTGCCGTACGCGAAGCAGGTGCTCGACAAGGGCTGGGTGAAGCCGAACAAGCGCATCTTCGACAATTCGAAGATCACTGATCACTTCGCTATCATCCCGACGCTGCAGGCGCCGAAGGCGCTCTCCGAGCCCGAGCAGAAGCTGTACGACCTCGTCGTCAAGCGCTTCCTCGCGGTGTTCTTCCCGGCTGCCGAGTTCCGCGTGACCACGCGTATTACGGAAGTCGTCGGCCATCATTTCAAGACTGAAGGCAAGGTGCTCGTCGAGCCGGGCTGGCTGCAGATCTATGGCCGCGAGACGGCCGGCGAGGACGCGAATCTCGTCCCCGTTCAGAAGGGCGAGAAGGTCAAGACGGACAAGATCGCCGCGCAGCAACTCGTGACGAAACCGCCCGCACGCTACAACGAAGCAACGCTGCTGTCGGCGATGGAAGGCGCGGGCAAGCTCGTCGAAGACGATGAACTGCGCGAGGCAATGGCTGCGAAGGGGCTCGGTACGCCGGCAACGCGCGCGGCCATCATCGAAGGTCTGCTGGGTGAAAAGTATCTGGTCCGCGAAGGCCGCGAACTGATTCCGACCGCGAAGGCTTTCCAGCTGATGACGCTGCTGCGCGGCCTCGACGTGAAGGAACTGACCGCGCCGGAACTGACGGGCGAATGGGAATACAAGCTGTCGCAGATGGAGCGCGGCAAGCTGCAGCGCGACGCGTTCATGCAGGAAATCGCCCGCATGACGCAGACCATCGTGAAGCGCGCGAAGGAGTACGACTCTGACACGATTCCCGGTGACTACGCGACGCTGCAAACGCCCTGCCCCAATTGCGGCGGCCAGGTGAAGGAAAACTACCGGCGCTTCGCCTGCACGAAGTGCGAGTTCTCGATCTCGAAGATTCCGGGCGGCCGGCAGTTCGAAATCGAGGAAGTCGAAGAGCTTATGCAGAAGAAGCAAATCGGTCCTCTTTCCGGTTTCCGCAGCAAGATGGGCCGTCCGTTTTCGGCGATCCTCAAGCTTTCGTTCGACGACGAGACGAAGAACTACAAGCTCGAGTTCGACTTCGGCCAGGACCAGGGCGGCGAAGACGGCGAAGCGCCGGACTTCTCCGAGCAAACGCCGGTCGGCGCGTGTCCGAAGTGCGGCGGGAAGGTGTTCGAGCACGGCATGAGCTATGTCTGCGAGAACTCCGTCGCGAATCCGAAGACGTGCGACTTCCGTTCGGGCAAGGTGATCCTGCAGCAGGAAATCGCGCGCGAGCAGATGGCGAAGCTGCTGGAGAATGGGCGCACCGACCTGCTGACGAACTTCAAGTCGTCGCGCACGGGCCGCAACTTCAAGGCATTCCTCGTCAAGCAGAGCGACGGCAAGATCGGCTTCGAGTTCGAAAAGAAGGAGCCGAAGGAAGGCGCAGCGAAGAAGACGGCCGCGAAGTCCGCGGCCAAGGCGGCGCCCGAATCGGCAAACGACGAGGCAGCGAACGAAGCACCGGCAAAGAAGGTCGCTGCGAAGACGGCTGCGGCCAAGAAAGCGCCCGCAAAGAAGGCCGCCGCCAAGACGACGGCGGCGAAAACCGCGGCGCGCAAGACGGGCTCTTAA
- the htpX gene encoding zinc metalloprotease HtpX, translating into MFNWVKTAMLMAAITALFVVIGGMIGGQRGMMLALLIALGMNFFSYWFSDKMVLRMYNAQEVDETSAPQFYRMVRELSTRANLPMPRVYLIDEDQPNAFATGRNPEHAAVAATTGILRVLSEREMRGVMAHELAHVKHRDILISTISATMAGAISALANFAMFFGGRDENGRPSNPIASIAVALLAPIAGALIQMAISRAREFEADRGGAQISGDPQALASALDKIHRYANGIPFPTAEAHPATAQMMIMNPLSGGGIANLFSTHPATEERIARLMEMARTGRFD; encoded by the coding sequence ATGTTCAACTGGGTGAAAACCGCGATGCTGATGGCCGCGATCACGGCACTCTTCGTCGTAATTGGCGGCATGATCGGCGGCCAGCGCGGCATGATGCTCGCGTTGCTGATCGCGCTCGGGATGAATTTCTTCTCGTACTGGTTTTCGGACAAGATGGTTCTGCGCATGTACAACGCGCAGGAAGTCGACGAAACGAGTGCGCCGCAGTTCTACCGGATGGTGCGCGAACTCTCGACGCGCGCCAATCTGCCGATGCCGCGCGTCTACCTGATCGACGAAGACCAGCCGAATGCCTTCGCAACGGGCCGCAATCCGGAACACGCGGCCGTCGCCGCGACGACAGGCATTCTGCGCGTGCTGTCCGAACGCGAAATGCGCGGCGTGATGGCGCACGAACTGGCGCATGTAAAGCACCGCGACATTCTAATCTCGACCATTTCGGCGACGATGGCGGGCGCGATCTCGGCGCTCGCGAACTTCGCGATGTTCTTCGGCGGACGCGACGAGAATGGCCGTCCGTCGAATCCGATCGCGAGCATCGCCGTCGCGCTGCTTGCGCCTATCGCGGGCGCGCTGATCCAGATGGCGATTTCCCGCGCGCGTGAATTCGAAGCGGACCGTGGCGGCGCGCAGATTTCGGGCGATCCGCAAGCGCTTGCGTCGGCGCTGGACAAGATTCATCGGTACGCGAACGGCATCCCGTTCCCGACGGCCGAGGCGCACCCGGCCACCGCACAGATGATGATCATGAATCCGCTGTCGGGCGGCGGCATCGCGAACCTTTTCTCGACGCACCCGGCCACCGAGGAGCGCATTGCGCGTCTGATGGAAATGGCGCGTACGGGACGTTTCGACTAA
- the def gene encoding peptide deformylase, with amino-acid sequence MALLNILNYPDKRLHKVAKPVEKVNDRIRKLVADMAETMYAAPGVGLAATQVDVHERVIVIDISDAHDELRAFINPEIIWSSDERKIHEEGCLSVPGIYDNVERAEQVRVRALNEKGETFELDCEGLLAVCIQHEMDHLMGKVFVEYLSPLKQTRIKSKMKKLAHAM; translated from the coding sequence ATGGCTTTACTCAACATCCTCAACTACCCGGACAAGCGTCTGCACAAGGTCGCGAAGCCGGTCGAAAAGGTCAATGACCGTATCCGCAAGCTCGTTGCCGACATGGCCGAGACGATGTACGCCGCGCCCGGCGTAGGGCTCGCCGCGACGCAGGTGGACGTGCACGAGCGCGTGATCGTGATCGACATATCCGATGCGCACGACGAACTGCGCGCCTTCATCAACCCGGAGATCATCTGGTCGAGCGACGAGAGGAAGATCCACGAAGAAGGCTGTCTCTCCGTGCCGGGCATCTACGACAACGTCGAGCGCGCCGAGCAGGTGCGCGTGCGCGCGCTGAACGAGAAGGGCGAAACGTTCGAACTGGATTGCGAAGGGCTGCTCGCCGTCTGCATCCAGCATGAAATGGATCACCTGATGGGCAAGGTGTTCGTCGAGTATCTGTCGCCGCTCAAGCAGACGCGCATCAAGAGCAAGATGAAAAAGCTCGCGCACGCGATGTGA
- a CDS encoding LysR family transcriptional regulator, whose amino-acid sequence MDHLQSMRVFVKVADLGSFARAASAMDISNAVATRHVADLEGRLGTRLLNRTTRSLSLTESGQVYLERARQILDELEDVEQMVVARNHEPVGTLRIVAPVVFGLHNLAPVLQTYAERYPKVIPDVTLVDRQVDLVEEGFDVGVVIARHMRSASIVTRRLTTGCMTVCATPAYLEKHGTPTRPEQLLEHPCLSLPSEYWGDERVFTGPDGEVRVRPTNVIVANNTEMLRQFALLGMGIAILPSYLIGRDTTRGKLVRLLSDYRLPQVEINIAYPSRRHLPAKVRTFIDHLVEHFNQTPNSKLGEQWVKDGVERAPSMLESTAVSMPPEAFDGAEPLSSLLDGEIPAKPATRTLNRSRGIVSPTH is encoded by the coding sequence ATGGATCATTTGCAGTCGATGCGAGTTTTCGTCAAAGTGGCGGATCTCGGAAGTTTCGCCCGCGCGGCTAGCGCGATGGATATTTCAAACGCAGTCGCCACCCGTCACGTTGCCGATCTGGAAGGTCGCCTCGGTACCCGACTGCTCAACCGCACCACACGTAGTCTCTCGCTGACTGAATCCGGTCAGGTTTATCTGGAACGCGCCCGCCAGATTCTCGACGAGCTCGAAGACGTCGAGCAGATGGTCGTCGCGCGCAATCACGAGCCCGTTGGCACGCTACGCATCGTCGCGCCTGTCGTGTTCGGTCTGCATAACCTTGCGCCCGTGCTTCAGACGTACGCTGAGCGTTATCCGAAGGTGATTCCCGATGTGACGCTGGTCGACCGGCAGGTCGATCTCGTCGAAGAAGGATTTGACGTCGGTGTCGTGATCGCGCGGCATATGCGCAGCGCGAGCATCGTCACGCGGCGGCTCACGACGGGCTGTATGACCGTCTGCGCGACTCCCGCGTATCTGGAGAAGCACGGCACGCCGACGCGGCCTGAGCAGCTTCTGGAGCATCCCTGCCTGTCGCTGCCGTCCGAATACTGGGGCGACGAGCGCGTGTTCACCGGCCCGGACGGCGAAGTGCGCGTGCGTCCGACGAACGTGATCGTCGCGAACAATACGGAAATGCTGCGTCAGTTCGCGTTGCTCGGTATGGGCATCGCGATCCTGCCGAGCTATCTGATCGGGCGCGACACGACGCGCGGCAAGCTGGTGCGGCTCTTGAGCGACTACCGTCTGCCGCAGGTCGAGATCAACATCGCGTATCCGAGCCGGCGGCATTTGCCCGCAAAGGTCCGCACGTTCATCGACCACCTCGTCGAGCATTTCAACCAGACGCCGAACAGCAAGCTTGGCGAACAATGGGTGAAGGACGGCGTGGAGCGCGCGCCGTCGATGCTCGAATCGACGGCCGTGTCGATGCCGCCAGAGGCGTTCGATGGGGCCGAGCCTCTGTCGAGCCTGCTGGATGGCGAGATCCCGGCCAAGCCGGCGACGCGCACGCTGAACCGTTCACGCGGCATCGTTTCGCCGACGCATTGA
- the dprA gene encoding DNA-processing protein DprA, whose product MQTLPLTDQELAAWLRLSTAPGLNPAALRRLLAAFGLPEAVLSQTFAALAEVTDEATARAALAPPPADFPAQLDAVRAWRESPGNVLVTLDDPAYPPLLLTMPDPPPLLYVKGRVELMHARSIAVVGSRSATPQGIEDATRFARAFSDAGLTVVSGLASGVDGAAHRGALQGRGSTVAVIGTGADLVYPGSHHALAHQIAGHGAIVSEWPLGTPARSANFPQRNRLIAGLVGGVLVVEAAMRSGSLITARFANEMGRDVFAIPGSIHAPLARGCHRMIKQGAKLVETPEEVLEELGFAAPPPPAPAQAPRLPAVAKPSHAEDGTLPESGTPVPAEARRLLDALGHAPATLEILAERTDMDDTLLQSTLLRLELAGELCALPGGRYVRAARSG is encoded by the coding sequence ATGCAGACGCTTCCCTTGACAGACCAGGAACTCGCCGCCTGGTTGCGGCTTTCGACGGCGCCGGGTCTGAACCCTGCCGCCCTGCGCCGCTTGCTCGCGGCCTTCGGGCTACCCGAAGCCGTGTTATCGCAGACATTCGCGGCACTCGCAGAGGTCACCGATGAAGCCACCGCCCGGGCCGCGCTTGCGCCGCCGCCCGCGGACTTTCCCGCGCAGCTCGACGCGGTGCGGGCGTGGCGCGAATCGCCCGGCAACGTGCTCGTCACGCTCGACGACCCCGCTTATCCGCCTCTTTTGCTGACCATGCCCGATCCGCCGCCGCTGCTATATGTAAAGGGACGGGTCGAACTGATGCACGCGCGCAGCATCGCCGTAGTCGGCAGCCGCAGCGCGACGCCGCAGGGTATCGAAGACGCGACCCGCTTCGCCCGCGCCTTTTCGGACGCGGGATTGACTGTGGTGTCAGGGCTTGCGTCGGGCGTCGATGGCGCGGCGCATCGCGGCGCGCTTCAAGGGCGTGGCAGCACGGTCGCCGTCATCGGCACGGGCGCGGATCTCGTCTACCCCGGCTCGCATCACGCGCTGGCGCACCAGATTGCCGGACACGGCGCGATCGTGTCGGAATGGCCGCTCGGCACGCCCGCTAGGTCCGCCAATTTTCCGCAGCGTAACCGGCTGATCGCGGGTCTCGTCGGCGGCGTGCTGGTCGTCGAGGCGGCGATGCGCTCCGGCTCGCTGATTACGGCACGGTTCGCGAACGAGATGGGGCGCGACGTGTTCGCGATTCCGGGTTCCATCCACGCGCCGCTCGCGCGCGGCTGCCACCGGATGATCAAACAGGGTGCGAAACTCGTCGAAACGCCGGAAGAGGTGCTCGAGGAGCTTGGGTTTGCCGCTCCGCCGCCGCCTGCGCCCGCGCAAGCGCCGCGGCTCCCGGCAGTCGCGAAGCCGTCTCACGCCGAGGACGGCACCCTGCCAGAAAGCGGGACGCCAGTGCCGGCGGAGGCCAGACGCCTGCTCGATGCGCTCGGCCACGCGCCCGCCACGCTTGAAATCCTGGCCGAACGCACCGACATGGACGACACGCTGCTGCAAAGCACGCTGCTGCGGCTCGAACTGGCGGGCGAACTCTGTGCGCTGCCCGGCGGCCGGTACGTCCGCGCAGCGCGCAGCGGGTGA